In one Candidatus Pelagibacter sp. HTCC7211 genomic region, the following are encoded:
- a CDS encoding ATP-dependent helicase, with translation MINSDYLDNLNNAQKEAVLHVDGPLLIVAGAGSGKTKVLTSRIAHIIKKKKAFPNQILSVTFTNKAAKEMQTRVSKILGSTATGLSWLGTFHSICVKILRKHAKAANLNSNFTIIDTDDQIRLIKNICKSENIDIKQLAPRFILAIIDRWKNKGYYPSEVVVNNKDLYEKTILPLYKIYQQKLIDLNSCDFGDLILHTVKILENYPDIRNIYSNNFKYILVDEYQDTNFIQSKWLNLLSEKHNNLCCVGDDDQSIYSWRGAEIKNFLEFDQVYNNTKVIRLEQNYRSSQNILSVASNLISNNENRVGKTLTTTMEEGDLVKLNCFKNGKDEAIGISDEIEKNIKKKFSFNNVAILVRAIFQTREFEERFLKIGMPYRILGGTKFYERAEIKDCVAYLRLIHQEKDDLAFERIVNNPKRSIGDTTIKLVHEFGKKNNLCLENAAKQMIEENLIKPKTKISLNFFLKSLSKWRNDIKIKKINHIKLMQTVLDESGYSSMLKNKKDLDNESRLENIKELLTAMKEFDNLESFLEHVSLATSVDQEWDGEKINMMTMHAAKGLEFDAVFLPGWEEGLFPHQKSIEEKGQNGLEEERRLAYVGITRAKKKAIISFSMNRFYQGDWIDSMASRFIDELPEKYLEKNSFFEEEIDESQDFEFNQDFDIENETRSPGWIRYQKRIK, from the coding sequence ATGATAAACTCTGATTATCTAGATAATTTAAATAATGCACAAAAAGAGGCTGTATTACATGTTGATGGGCCATTATTAATAGTTGCAGGAGCGGGATCAGGAAAAACTAAGGTTTTGACCTCTAGAATTGCTCACATAATAAAAAAGAAGAAAGCTTTTCCCAATCAAATTTTGTCAGTAACTTTTACCAATAAAGCTGCGAAAGAGATGCAAACTAGAGTTAGCAAAATACTTGGATCAACTGCAACAGGTCTTTCGTGGCTTGGAACGTTTCACTCAATTTGTGTAAAAATATTAAGAAAGCACGCAAAAGCTGCAAATCTAAATTCAAACTTTACAATTATAGACACCGATGATCAAATTAGATTAATTAAAAATATTTGTAAAAGTGAAAATATAGACATCAAACAATTAGCGCCAAGATTTATTCTTGCAATTATAGACCGATGGAAAAATAAGGGATATTATCCCTCAGAAGTAGTTGTTAATAATAAAGACTTATATGAAAAAACTATACTACCTCTCTATAAAATTTATCAACAAAAATTAATAGACTTAAATTCATGTGATTTTGGAGATTTAATATTACATACCGTAAAAATTTTAGAAAATTATCCAGATATAAGAAATATTTACTCTAATAATTTTAAATATATTTTAGTAGATGAATATCAGGATACAAATTTTATTCAAAGCAAATGGCTTAATCTATTATCTGAAAAACATAATAATTTATGTTGTGTAGGTGATGATGATCAGTCAATTTATAGCTGGCGAGGTGCAGAAATAAAAAATTTTTTAGAATTTGATCAAGTTTATAATAATACAAAAGTTATTAGACTTGAGCAAAATTATAGATCTTCTCAAAATATTTTATCAGTAGCTTCTAATTTAATATCTAATAATGAAAATAGAGTAGGCAAAACTTTAACTACCACAATGGAAGAAGGTGATTTAGTTAAATTAAATTGTTTTAAAAATGGTAAAGACGAAGCAATAGGAATTTCTGATGAAATTGAAAAAAATATAAAGAAAAAGTTTTCTTTTAATAATGTTGCTATTTTAGTAAGAGCAATTTTTCAAACAAGAGAATTTGAAGAAAGATTTCTAAAGATTGGTATGCCCTATAGAATTTTAGGTGGTACTAAATTTTATGAAAGAGCTGAAATTAAAGATTGTGTTGCATATTTAAGATTAATTCATCAAGAAAAAGATGATTTGGCATTTGAAAGAATTGTCAATAATCCAAAACGATCAATAGGTGACACTACTATTAAACTTGTTCATGAATTTGGAAAAAAAAATAATTTATGTCTAGAAAATGCAGCAAAACAAATGATTGAAGAAAATTTAATTAAGCCAAAAACTAAAATTAGTCTTAATTTTTTTCTTAAATCTTTAAGTAAGTGGCGTAACGATATTAAAATTAAAAAGATTAATCATATTAAATTAATGCAAACCGTTTTAGATGAGTCTGGTTACTCTTCGATGTTAAAAAATAAAAAAGATTTAGATAATGAAAGCAGATTAGAAAATATTAAAGAATTATTAACTGCGATGAAAGAATTTGATAATCTTGAAAGTTTTTTAGAACATGTTTCTTTAGCTACATCTGTTGATCAGGAATGGGATGGTGAAAAGATAAATATGATGACAATGCACGCAGCAAAAGGTCTTGAATTTGATGCGGTATTTCTTCCTGGGTGGGAAGAGGGTTTATTTCCTCACCAAAAATCAATTGAAGAGAAAGGTCAAAACGGTCTAGAAGAAGAGCGAAGATTAGCCTATGTGGGTATTACACGTGCAAAAAAAAAAGCAATTATATCATTTTCAATGAATAGATTTTATCAAGGTGACTGGATAGACAGTATGGCATCAAGATTTATAGATGAGTTACCTGAGAAATATTTAGAAAAAAATTCATTTTTTGAAGAAGAGATTGACGAGTCTCAAGATTTCGAATTTAATCAAGATTTTGACATTGAAAATGAAACAAGAAGTCCAGGATGGATAAGATACCAAAAAAGAATTAAATGA
- a CDS encoding AsmA family protein: MSKHNFFVKFLKKVNLFINSLLEKKLNKLNFLFDSDKLLIFLSFKRIFGFISVLLVVVFSYLSLPYFYNTNNLVNKIKNQLSKNLNFNFAINNDFTYNFFPKPNFVFKETKFYDDKKNFADVERIKIYISPKYLFSLDNIKIDDVILNNVNFNLNNKNYNFFTKLLNNNFSNFNFEINDSKIFYRNIDNDVLFINSVNQLKYYFDLKDQKNTLLANCEIFNLPYTIELKDDINEKKIISKLNFEFLNLKVINEYSKKNSNKKGSIKFIHNKNISEGKYEIEKNLFNFNYLDKSLDSNFKYEGMINFIPFFSEISGDVNKINLNQVLNSDSILVQLFKTELLNNKNLNIDTIIKAKKIAPYNDLINLVLNLKIEEGLVDINNTKFSWSDNVDFQISNSLIYVKDNNLVLDGNIIIEIYDIYEIYKYFKTPRNYRKEIKKIKLNFAYNFDQKITTLNSIEIDGLMNQKVNQILNQFVSKDTLLQNRVYFKNLINEALKSYSG, from the coding sequence ATGAGCAAACATAATTTTTTTGTAAAATTTTTAAAAAAGGTCAATTTATTTATAAATAGTCTATTAGAGAAAAAATTAAACAAATTAAATTTTCTTTTTGATTCAGACAAATTATTAATTTTTTTAAGTTTTAAAAGAATTTTTGGGTTTATATCTGTATTGCTTGTTGTTGTTTTTTCTTATTTATCATTACCTTATTTCTATAATACTAACAATTTAGTTAATAAAATTAAGAATCAATTATCTAAAAATTTGAATTTTAATTTCGCAATAAATAATGATTTTACATATAATTTTTTTCCAAAGCCAAATTTTGTATTTAAAGAAACTAAATTCTACGATGATAAAAAAAACTTTGCAGATGTAGAAAGAATTAAAATTTATATTTCACCCAAGTATCTATTCTCTCTTGATAATATTAAAATTGATGATGTAATTCTTAATAATGTTAATTTTAATTTAAATAATAAGAATTATAATTTTTTTACTAAACTTTTGAATAATAATTTTTCAAATTTTAATTTTGAAATTAATGATAGTAAAATATTTTACAGAAATATTGATAATGATGTTTTGTTTATAAATAGTGTTAATCAATTGAAATATTATTTTGACTTAAAGGATCAAAAAAACACTCTTTTAGCAAATTGTGAAATTTTTAATCTTCCATATACGATAGAATTAAAAGATGATATTAATGAAAAAAAAATAATCAGTAAATTAAATTTTGAATTTTTAAATCTTAAAGTAATTAATGAATATAGTAAAAAAAATTCAAATAAAAAAGGATCAATTAAATTTATTCACAATAAAAATATAAGTGAAGGAAAATATGAAATTGAAAAGAATTTATTTAATTTTAATTATTTAGATAAATCTTTAGATAGTAATTTCAAATACGAAGGTATGATTAATTTTATTCCATTTTTTTCAGAAATATCTGGTGACGTTAATAAAATTAATTTAAATCAAGTTTTAAATTCTGATAGTATCTTAGTACAATTATTTAAAACAGAATTATTAAATAATAAAAATTTAAACATAGATACAATTATAAAAGCTAAAAAAATTGCTCCATATAATGATCTGATTAACTTAGTATTAAATTTAAAAATAGAAGAGGGATTAGTAGATATTAATAATACCAAATTCAGCTGGTCAGATAATGTTGATTTTCAAATATCTAATAGCCTTATTTATGTAAAAGATAATAATTTAGTTTTGGATGGCAATATTATAATTGAAATTTATGACATTTATGAAATTTATAAGTATTTTAAAACACCTAGAAATTATCGAAAAGAAATAAAAAAAATTAAATTAAATTTTGCCTACAATTTTGACCAAAAAATAACCACTCTTAATAGTATTGAAATAGATGGATTAATGAATCAAAAAGTAAATCAGATACTAAATCAATTTGTTTCTAAAGATACTCTTCTTCAAAATAGAGTTTATTTTAAAAATTTAATAAATGAGGCGCTTAAATCTTACTCCGGATAG